In Enterobacter cloacae, the following are encoded in one genomic region:
- a CDS encoding penicillin-binding protein 2, producing the protein MKLQNSFRDYTAESALFVRRALVAFTGVLLLTGVLIANLYNLQIVRFTDYQTRSNENRIKLVPIAPSRGIIYDRNGTPLALNRTIYQIEMMPEKVDNVQDTLDALKNVVDLNDDDIAAFKKERARSHRFTSIPVKTNLTEVQVARFAVNQYRFPGVEVKGYKRRYYPYGSALTHVIGYVSKINDKDVDRLDKDGKLANYAATHDIGKLGIERYYEDVLHGQTGYEEVEVNNRGRVIRQLKEVPPQAGHDVYLTLDLKLQQYIETLLAGSRAAVVVTDPRTGGILAMVSMPSYDPNLFVDGISSKDYSGLLNDPNTPLVNRATQGVYPPASTVKPYVAVSALSAGVINRNTSLFDPGWWQLPGSDKRYRDMKKWGHGHLNVTKSLEESADTFFYQVAYDMGIDRLSEWMSKFGYGHYTGVDLAEERSGNMPTREWKLKRFKKPWYQGDTIPVGIGQGYWTATPLQMNKAMMILINDGVVKVPHLLMSTVEDGKKVPWNQPHEAPVGDIHSGFLEIAKDGMYGVANRPNGTAHKYFTGTPYKVAAKSGTAQVFGLKANETYNAHRIAERLRDHKLMTAFAPFDNPQVAVAMILENGGAGPAVGTIMRQILDHIMLGDNNTELPTETPASAAAEDQ; encoded by the coding sequence ATGAAACTACAGAATTCTTTTCGCGACTATACGGCTGAGTCCGCGCTGTTTGTGCGCCGGGCGCTGGTCGCCTTTACGGGGGTTTTGCTGCTTACCGGCGTGCTGATCGCCAACCTTTATAATCTGCAAATTGTCCGTTTTACGGATTACCAGACGCGCTCAAACGAAAACCGTATCAAGCTGGTGCCTATCGCCCCCAGCCGCGGCATTATCTACGACCGTAACGGCACACCGCTGGCGTTAAACCGCACCATCTATCAAATTGAGATGATGCCGGAGAAAGTCGATAATGTGCAGGATACGCTGGATGCGCTAAAAAACGTTGTCGATCTCAACGATGACGATATTGCCGCCTTTAAGAAGGAACGTGCCCGTTCGCACCGTTTCACCTCTATTCCGGTCAAAACGAACCTGACAGAAGTCCAGGTCGCGCGTTTTGCCGTAAACCAATACCGTTTTCCCGGCGTAGAAGTCAAAGGCTATAAGCGACGCTATTACCCGTATGGCTCTGCGCTGACGCACGTGATTGGCTACGTATCCAAGATTAACGATAAAGACGTCGACCGTCTCGATAAAGACGGCAAGCTGGCGAACTACGCCGCCACGCACGATATCGGTAAACTGGGGATCGAACGCTATTATGAAGATGTCCTGCACGGACAGACCGGCTATGAAGAGGTTGAAGTCAACAACCGTGGCCGCGTTATTCGCCAGTTGAAAGAGGTGCCGCCGCAGGCGGGGCATGACGTCTATTTAACGCTCGACCTTAAGCTCCAGCAATATATCGAAACACTACTGGCCGGTAGCCGTGCAGCCGTTGTCGTCACCGATCCTCGTACCGGCGGCATTCTGGCGATGGTTTCCATGCCAAGCTACGACCCAAACCTCTTTGTTGATGGCATCTCCAGTAAAGACTACTCCGGTCTGCTTAATGACCCGAACACCCCGCTGGTGAACCGTGCGACGCAGGGGGTTTACCCTCCGGCATCAACGGTTAAACCGTATGTGGCCGTCTCGGCATTGAGCGCGGGCGTCATCAACCGTAATACCAGCCTGTTTGACCCGGGTTGGTGGCAGCTACCGGGTTCCGATAAGCGCTACCGCGACATGAAAAAATGGGGTCACGGTCATCTGAACGTCACCAAGTCGCTGGAAGAATCTGCGGATACCTTCTTCTACCAGGTGGCGTATGACATGGGTATCGACCGCCTCTCGGAGTGGATGAGCAAGTTCGGCTACGGACATTACACCGGTGTTGACCTCGCCGAAGAGCGTTCAGGCAACATGCCAACCCGCGAATGGAAGCTGAAGCGCTTTAAAAAGCCGTGGTACCAGGGTGATACCATTCCGGTGGGGATCGGTCAGGGCTACTGGACAGCCACACCGCTGCAAATGAACAAAGCGATGATGATCCTCATCAATGATGGCGTGGTGAAAGTGCCTCATCTGCTGATGAGCACGGTTGAAGACGGCAAAAAAGTGCCGTGGAACCAGCCCCATGAAGCGCCAGTGGGTGACATTCACTCCGGCTTCTTGGAAATCGCCAAAGACGGGATGTACGGCGTAGCAAATCGTCCGAACGGTACAGCACATAAGTATTTTACCGGAACGCCGTATAAGGTGGCCGCCAAATCAGGTACCGCTCAGGTCTTTGGTCTGAAGGCGAATGAAACCTATAACGCGCACAGAATTGCTGAACGTCTGCGTGACCATAAACTCATGACGGCGTTTGCTCCTTTTGATAACCCGCAGGTTGCGGTAGCAATGATTCTGGAAAACGGTGGTGCTGGACCGGCGGTAGGTACCATCATGCGCCAAATCCTCGACCACATTATGCTGGGCGATAACAACACCGAACTGCCGACTGAAACCCCGGCATCCGCTGCGGCGGAGGACCAATAA
- the rlmH gene encoding ribosomal RNA large subunit methyltransferase H codes for MKLQLVAVGTKMPDWVQTGFTEYLRRFPKDMPFELVEIPAGKRGKNADIKRILDKEGELMLAAAGKNRIVTLDIPGKPWDTPQLAHELERWKQDGRDVSLLIGGPEGLSPACKAAAEQSWSLSALTLPHPLVRVLVAESLYRAWSITTNHPYHRE; via the coding sequence GTGAAGTTGCAGCTGGTCGCCGTCGGCACCAAAATGCCAGACTGGGTACAAACCGGTTTTACTGAGTATCTGCGTCGTTTCCCGAAAGATATGCCGTTCGAACTGGTGGAGATCCCCGCCGGAAAGCGCGGCAAGAACGCCGATATCAAACGTATTCTCGATAAAGAGGGTGAGCTGATGCTGGCAGCCGCAGGCAAAAACCGCATCGTCACCCTCGATATTCCAGGCAAACCCTGGGATACACCGCAGCTGGCGCACGAACTGGAGCGCTGGAAGCAGGATGGTCGCGACGTCAGTCTGTTGATTGGCGGGCCTGAAGGGTTGTCCCCTGCCTGCAAAGCAGCGGCAGAACAAAGTTGGTCTCTCTCCGCGTTGACGCTTCCCCACCCGCTCGTTCGGGTTCTGGTGGCAGAAAGCCTGTATCGCGCGTGGAGTATTACGACTAACCACCCCTATCACCGCGAATAG
- the rsfS gene encoding ribosomal silencing factor RsfS, whose amino-acid sequence MQGKALQDFVIDKIDDLKGQDIIAIDVKGKSSITDCMIICTGTSTRHVVSIADHVVQESRAAGLLPLGVEGEATADWVVVDLGDVIVHVMQEESRRLYELEKLWG is encoded by the coding sequence TTGCAGGGTAAAGCACTCCAGGATTTTGTTATCGACAAAATTGATGACCTGAAAGGTCAGGACATCATCGCTATCGACGTTAAGGGTAAATCCAGCATCACCGACTGCATGATTATCTGCACCGGTACATCTACTCGCCATGTTGTTTCAATTGCTGATCACGTTGTTCAGGAATCTCGCGCAGCAGGGCTGTTACCGCTTGGCGTTGAAGGTGAAGCGACCGCTGACTGGGTGGTTGTTGATCTTGGCGATGTGATTGTCCATGTCATGCAGGAAGAGAGCCGTCGCCTGTATGAGCTGGAAAAACTCTGGGGTTAA
- the nadD gene encoding putative nicotinate-nucleotide adenylyltransferase — MHSLQALYGGTFDPVHYGHLKPVETLANLIGLQHVIIMPNNVPPHRPQPEASSEQRKEMLALAIADKPLFSLDERELRRDTPSWTSQTLQEWRAEQGPHKPLAFIIGQDSLLNFPSWHQYETILENSHLLVCRRPGYPLTMREEQHQQWLEDHLTDNVEDLHNHPAGKIYLAETPWFDISATLIRERLQHGLACDDLLPSSVLAYIHQHGLYQKSTDA, encoded by the coding sequence ATGCATTCTCTTCAGGCACTGTATGGTGGTACCTTCGACCCGGTGCATTACGGGCATCTGAAGCCGGTTGAAACCCTGGCGAATCTGATTGGCCTGCAGCACGTCATCATTATGCCCAATAATGTCCCGCCGCACCGTCCCCAGCCCGAAGCAAGCAGCGAGCAACGTAAAGAGATGCTGGCTCTGGCCATTGCAGATAAACCGCTTTTTAGCCTTGATGAGCGCGAACTGCGCCGCGACACCCCCTCCTGGACGTCGCAGACGCTACAGGAGTGGCGGGCCGAACAAGGGCCGCACAAACCGCTGGCCTTTATTATTGGCCAGGATTCACTGCTCAACTTCCCCAGTTGGCATCAGTATGAAACCATCCTGGAGAACAGCCATCTTCTCGTCTGCCGTCGCCCCGGTTATCCGCTAACCATGCGCGAAGAGCAGCACCAGCAGTGGCTTGAAGACCATCTGACGGACAATGTGGAAGATCTGCATAATCACCCTGCCGGGAAAATTTATCTGGCGGAAACGCCGTGGTTTGATATTTCAGCCACCCTGATCCGCGAACGCCTGCAGCACGGTTTAGCCTGTGACGATCTGCTGCCGTCGTCAGTGCTGGCGTATATCCATCAGCACGGGCTGTATCAGAAAAGCACAGATGCATAA